A DNA window from uncultured Methanoregula sp. contains the following coding sequences:
- the fbp gene encoding fructose-1,6-bisphosphate aldolase/phosphatase, whose amino-acid sequence MPKTTISVIKADVGSFPGHSRTHPKLLEKAAKMLKEEKGKLLIDAFVTHCGDDLELIMTHSHGPDNKNVHKLAWDVFMECTKIAKDMKLYGAGQDLLSDAFSGNVRGLGPGVAEMEFEERGSDPVLIFMADKTEPGAWNFFLYKIFADPFNTSGLVIDPSMHSGFVFEVHDVMKKRRIQFKTPEETYTLLSYIGACSRYVIKHVWRKDGMIAASTSTEKLNLTAGRYVGKDDPVMIVRAQSGLPSVGEVIEPFCTPIIVAGWMRGSHHGPFMPVGLCDANMTRFDGPPRCICMGFQVSNGHLIGPADMFDDVGFDRVRARCNEIADVIRDQGPFEPHRLSLEEMEYTTLPGIEKQFRDRWEGIPE is encoded by the coding sequence ATGCCAAAGACAACCATCTCTGTGATCAAAGCGGATGTGGGCAGTTTTCCCGGCCACTCGCGTACCCACCCGAAGTTGCTCGAGAAGGCTGCAAAGATGCTCAAGGAGGAGAAGGGAAAACTCCTCATTGATGCGTTTGTCACTCACTGCGGTGACGACCTTGAGCTGATCATGACGCATTCCCATGGCCCGGACAATAAAAATGTGCACAAACTCGCCTGGGATGTCTTCATGGAGTGCACCAAGATTGCTAAGGATATGAAACTCTACGGGGCCGGCCAGGACCTGCTCTCCGATGCCTTCTCCGGCAATGTCCGGGGCCTCGGTCCCGGGGTTGCCGAGATGGAATTCGAGGAGCGGGGATCCGACCCGGTCCTCATCTTCATGGCTGACAAGACCGAGCCCGGGGCCTGGAATTTCTTCCTGTACAAGATCTTTGCCGATCCGTTCAACACCTCCGGTCTTGTCATTGACCCGAGCATGCACAGCGGTTTTGTCTTTGAAGTCCACGATGTCATGAAGAAACGCCGGATCCAGTTTAAAACTCCGGAAGAGACCTACACCCTTCTCTCCTACATCGGTGCCTGCTCAAGGTACGTGATCAAGCATGTCTGGCGAAAGGACGGGATGATTGCGGCCTCCACAAGCACGGAAAAACTGAACCTTACTGCGGGCAGGTACGTGGGAAAGGACGATCCCGTCATGATCGTGCGCGCCCAGAGTGGTCTTCCTTCGGTGGGAGAAGTCATAGAACCGTTCTGCACCCCCATCATCGTTGCCGGCTGGATGCGGGGTTCGCATCACGGCCCCTTCATGCCTGTCGGGCTCTGCGATGCCAACATGACCCGGTTCGATGGGCCTCCCCGCTGCATCTGCATGGGCTTCCAGGTAAGCAACGGGCATCTGATAGGGCCGGCCGATATGTTCGATGATGTCGGGTTCGATCGCGTGAGAGCCCGCTGCAACGAGATCGCGGATGTCATCCGGGACCAGGGCCCGTTCGAACCCCACCGTTTATCACTTGAAGAGATGGAATACACAACCCTTCCTGGCATCGAGAAACAGTTCCGCGACCGCTGGGAGGGAATACCCGAATAA
- a CDS encoding LSM domain-containing protein: protein MVNGIVLPIKKVFALVDSKISVEIKDEGRKLQGRLVAVDEYLNIHMEETTEFVDNQRGRSLGTVVIRGNNILTIAPVI from the coding sequence ATGGTTAACGGAATTGTTTTGCCGATAAAAAAAGTGTTTGCGCTTGTGGATTCAAAGATATCCGTCGAGATAAAAGATGAAGGCCGCAAGCTGCAGGGGCGCCTTGTCGCGGTGGACGAATATCTCAACATCCACATGGAAGAGACAACTGAGTTTGTCGATAACCAGCGGGGCAGGAGCCTTGGCACAGTTGTGATCCGGGGTAACAATATCCTCACTATTGCACCGGTAATCTGA
- a CDS encoding MarR family transcriptional regulator, whose translation MGDPVDEGLKLIQSKPEGVLQSELWKELGVDSRKCSRIVKKLEDSGLIERIEFKKEGIKTYLLRAKQMPVNPCDLLAGDELIPCIGCELECIVEECHPLMDWMYQLAIVQHTE comes from the coding sequence ATGGGAGATCCGGTAGATGAAGGACTGAAACTGATTCAGTCGAAGCCTGAAGGTGTACTTCAGAGCGAGCTCTGGAAAGAGCTGGGTGTTGACAGCCGGAAATGTTCCCGGATCGTCAAGAAACTGGAAGACAGCGGTCTCATCGAACGAATCGAGTTCAAGAAAGAGGGTATCAAGACCTACCTCCTGCGGGCCAAGCAGATGCCGGTCAATCCCTGCGATCTTCTCGCCGGTGACGAGCTGATACCCTGTATCGGCTGCGAACTTGAGTGCATTGTGGAAGAGTGCCACCCGCTCATGGACTGGATGTACCAGCTGGCAATCGTCCAGCACACGGAATAA
- a CDS encoding PAS domain S-box protein has translation MISVLFIDDNTDLVIQIRTFLEKTGDMKVEPARTIKQGIEKLKGRTFDVIISCEQTSDINGIEFVADMNGIEFLKYLKSLGITTPVILLSRRGQNKIVLQEVNNATELILPKGGDIRAPLFEMVNLVKQTMLRKKAERDVKVQNEQLATILSATPLGIFQMQNGILGWVNRPFFTMLGTDESGLVGKNFRTLFRTAEEYEQACREFLIRRDAEGLLHADCRIVRKDGSLLPCHIQVQPLDSRDVTKGGTFVVTDNSERQRMADLVKESEAKYREILQNSQSIIIRMDTRGNITFFNHYALTFFDYASEDVLGKNVVGTIVPAKSRVQHDLSMMVNDLGFNAEGYAVNVNENIRRNGDHVWIAWINKAIRDEQGHIVEILCIGHDITDRRQKERGEVRISTDSWKDTVILDTDVKDEVFDAVFHICTEISIEGREGKPVGTTFLIGDTKNVLEKSRQIILNPFEGHRPELRVVTNTELKENIKALAQLDGAFVITGDGFVEAVGRYITVDTSNVSLPPGMGTRHNSVAAITQVTNTVGIVVSQSGGGITVFRHGQILKKVTL, from the coding sequence ATGATCTCAGTCCTGTTTATCGATGACAACACCGATCTTGTCATTCAAATCCGCACTTTTTTAGAAAAGACCGGGGACATGAAAGTGGAACCTGCCCGCACCATCAAGCAGGGCATCGAGAAACTCAAAGGCCGCACGTTCGATGTCATCATCTCCTGCGAACAGACCTCCGACATAAACGGGATCGAGTTCGTTGCCGATATGAACGGGATCGAATTTCTGAAGTATCTCAAGTCCCTTGGCATCACAACTCCTGTAATCCTCCTCTCCCGGCGGGGCCAGAACAAGATCGTGCTCCAGGAAGTCAACAACGCAACCGAGCTGATCCTCCCCAAAGGAGGGGATATACGGGCCCCGCTCTTTGAGATGGTCAATCTCGTCAAACAGACCATGCTCCGGAAGAAAGCCGAGCGGGATGTGAAAGTCCAGAACGAGCAGCTGGCAACCATCCTCTCGGCAACCCCCCTTGGCATATTCCAGATGCAGAACGGGATTCTCGGGTGGGTGAACCGCCCGTTCTTTACCATGCTCGGCACCGATGAATCGGGCCTTGTCGGGAAGAATTTCCGTACACTTTTCAGAACTGCCGAAGAGTATGAACAGGCCTGCAGGGAGTTCCTGATCCGGAGGGATGCCGAAGGACTCCTGCATGCGGATTGCAGGATTGTCAGGAAGGACGGGTCGCTCCTTCCCTGCCATATCCAGGTCCAGCCGCTGGACTCCCGGGACGTGACAAAGGGTGGCACATTCGTTGTCACGGACAACTCCGAGCGGCAGAGGATGGCCGATCTGGTAAAAGAGAGCGAGGCCAAGTACCGCGAGATCCTCCAGAACTCCCAGAGCATCATCATACGGATGGATACCCGGGGGAACATCACGTTCTTCAACCACTATGCCCTGACGTTCTTCGATTATGCAAGCGAGGATGTGCTCGGCAAGAACGTTGTCGGGACAATAGTCCCGGCAAAGAGCCGGGTCCAGCACGATCTCTCGATGATGGTCAATGACCTGGGTTTCAATGCCGAGGGATATGCCGTCAACGTGAACGAGAATATAAGGAGAAACGGCGACCATGTCTGGATTGCCTGGATCAACAAGGCCATCCGGGACGAACAGGGGCATATTGTCGAGATCCTCTGCATTGGTCACGACATTACCGACCGGCGGCAGAAGGAGCGGGGGGAAGTCCGGATCAGCACGGATTCCTGGAAGGATACCGTGATCCTGGATACCGATGTGAAAGATGAGGTCTTCGATGCCGTTTTCCATATCTGCACGGAGATCTCGATCGAAGGCCGGGAAGGAAAGCCCGTCGGCACAACGTTTCTCATCGGCGATACGAAGAATGTGCTGGAGAAATCCCGCCAGATCATCCTAAACCCGTTCGAAGGCCACCGGCCCGAGCTCCGGGTTGTTACGAATACCGAACTCAAGGAGAATATCAAGGCCCTGGCCCAGCTGGACGGCGCCTTTGTCATCACCGGGGATGGCTTTGTCGAGGCGGTGGGCCGCTATATCACCGTTGACACGTCCAATGTGTCGCTTCCCCCGGGCATGGGAACCCGGCACAACTCGGTTGCCGCGATAACGCAGGTTACCAATACCGTGGGAATCGTTGTCTCTCAGAGCGGCGGGGGTATCACGGTCTTCCGGCACGGTCAGATCCTCAAGAAAGTCACGCTGTGA
- a CDS encoding methyl-accepting chemotaxis protein: MNQTLNVLIVEDSPDDATLVVLELQKGGLVVAHERVETAEGMKAALARKSWDVILCDYNIPNFGAMKALALVKELGVTLPFIVLSGVVGEETAVNTMRAGAQDFIVKGQYSRLVPAVKREIEEFEKEKIQAEKIKKQTEEAKKQKQLAFTMMMQNPQPLILVDTEYHIKIANDAFLVLSGITEEKLQSMSIRDFKVLEKSGHNLREALETKKGVTGDVKVEFPTGIHYLEQHTIPLLDKDGAIVALMAVYNDNTEKRKVEAAKAEFTQYQSDYFKTLSEDLTMMARGDLNFKLILPTPNANTQAAHDQFVVINSMIAKVRDALQLMISDADMLAAAAVAGKLNTRADPTRHEGDYRKIIVGVNNTLDAVIRPVNEALRMSQEYARQNFSARVDDNLRVAGDFLVFKEALNSIGISVSAAVKGVNTETSRLSVSAQEALNSLNEVASASAHIASNAQKVNENADMSSMGVEQVLKAMEDMNAAVEQVTSSMEGVSNQAKQASDASKTGAVIAENVEKGMGDIAKSTGTVYDIVHDIETQMANISKIVTLISDLANQTNLLALNAAIEAARAGEAGRGFAVVATEVKSLAQESRASAEKIEDMISTLNKSTREAALAMDDAKNQVVKGTQMSAEALEAFRKIKVAAEGVANAAAEVAAASQEQAATVQEITASVHEVSSKIESTAKEASNAAAAAEEATASVSEVNRVVENVNKIADNVSREMAKFTI, from the coding sequence ATGAACCAGACCCTTAATGTACTTATTGTTGAGGACTCGCCCGACGATGCTACCCTTGTTGTCCTGGAACTCCAGAAAGGAGGACTTGTTGTTGCCCATGAGCGGGTCGAGACTGCCGAAGGAATGAAGGCCGCCCTTGCCCGCAAGTCCTGGGACGTCATTCTCTGCGATTACAATATCCCCAATTTCGGCGCCATGAAGGCGCTTGCTCTGGTCAAAGAGCTGGGCGTGACCCTCCCGTTCATTGTGCTGTCCGGGGTCGTGGGCGAGGAGACCGCAGTCAACACCATGCGGGCCGGTGCCCAGGATTTCATTGTGAAAGGCCAGTACTCCCGGCTCGTCCCGGCCGTGAAACGCGAGATCGAGGAGTTCGAGAAGGAAAAGATCCAGGCAGAAAAGATAAAAAAACAGACCGAGGAAGCAAAGAAGCAGAAGCAGCTGGCTTTTACGATGATGATGCAGAACCCCCAGCCGCTCATCCTCGTGGATACCGAATATCACATAAAGATCGCCAACGATGCCTTCCTTGTCCTCTCCGGGATAACCGAAGAGAAGCTCCAGAGCATGAGCATCCGGGATTTCAAGGTGCTGGAGAAGAGCGGCCACAACCTCCGCGAAGCTCTTGAAACAAAGAAAGGAGTGACGGGCGATGTCAAAGTCGAGTTCCCGACCGGTATCCATTACCTTGAACAACATACCATCCCGCTTCTCGACAAGGACGGGGCAATCGTTGCCCTGATGGCGGTCTACAACGACAACACCGAGAAACGCAAAGTTGAAGCAGCCAAAGCGGAATTCACGCAATACCAGAGCGACTATTTCAAAACCCTGTCCGAAGATCTCACCATGATGGCCAGGGGCGACCTGAACTTCAAGCTGATCCTGCCCACCCCCAATGCGAATACCCAGGCAGCGCATGACCAGTTCGTTGTCATCAACAGCATGATTGCGAAAGTGAGGGATGCGCTCCAGCTCATGATCTCGGATGCCGATATGCTTGCTGCAGCAGCCGTTGCGGGAAAACTGAACACCCGGGCCGATCCGACCCGGCACGAGGGGGATTACCGGAAGATCATCGTTGGTGTAAACAACACGCTCGATGCCGTTATCCGGCCGGTCAACGAAGCCCTGAGGATGTCCCAGGAATATGCCCGGCAGAACTTCTCTGCCCGTGTTGATGACAATCTCCGGGTTGCCGGGGATTTCCTCGTATTCAAGGAAGCCCTCAACAGCATCGGCATCTCCGTTTCCGCAGCGGTCAAAGGTGTCAACACCGAGACCTCTCGTCTTTCGGTCTCTGCCCAGGAAGCCCTCAACAGCCTCAACGAGGTAGCGTCGGCATCCGCCCATATCGCCTCCAATGCCCAGAAAGTCAATGAGAATGCTGACATGAGTTCGATGGGAGTCGAGCAGGTACTCAAGGCAATGGAGGACATGAATGCGGCAGTCGAGCAGGTCACTTCCAGCATGGAAGGCGTCTCGAACCAGGCCAAGCAGGCCAGCGATGCTTCAAAGACCGGGGCGGTCATTGCCGAGAATGTCGAGAAAGGCATGGGCGACATTGCCAAATCCACCGGAACCGTGTACGATATCGTTCACGATATCGAGACGCAGATGGCAAATATCTCCAAGATCGTGACGCTGATAAGCGATCTTGCCAACCAGACCAATCTGCTTGCCCTCAATGCAGCCATCGAGGCAGCAAGGGCCGGCGAGGCAGGCCGGGGATTTGCCGTTGTGGCAACCGAAGTCAAGTCCCTTGCGCAGGAATCCCGGGCCAGTGCTGAAAAGATCGAGGACATGATCTCCACGCTCAACAAATCCACAAGGGAAGCAGCGCTTGCCATGGACGATGCAAAGAACCAGGTGGTAAAGGGCACCCAGATGTCTGCCGAAGCGCTTGAAGCCTTCCGGAAGATCAAGGTTGCAGCAGAAGGTGTGGCCAATGCAGCTGCCGAAGTGGCTGCGGCAAGCCAGGAGCAGGCTGCCACCGTCCAGGAGATCACGGCGAGCGTCCACGAGGTCAGCTCCAAGATCGAGAGCACGGCAAAAGAGGCAAGCAATGCTGCAGCGGCTGCCGAGGAAGCAACCGCTTCGGTAAGCGAAGTGAACCGGGTTGTTGAAAACGTCAACAAGATTGCAGACAACGTATCCCGTGAGATGGCAAAGTTCACCATCTGA